A single uncultured Acetobacterium sp. DNA region contains:
- a CDS encoding DUF2442 domain-containing protein gives MKITNVHATDDYKLLIDFEEGNQVNFNMQRMVETIPFLRLRDLEVFKDVKFEDKAVCWDSPDGKPEVMPLRMTVDNILFALR, from the coding sequence ATGAAAATAACGAACGTCCATGCGACGGATGATTATAAGCTTTTGATCGACTTTGAAGAAGGCAATCAGGTTAACTTTAATATGCAGCGAATGGTTGAAACCATTCCTTTCTTAAGGCTGAGGGATCTGGAAGTATTCAAAGATGTTAAATTTGAGGACAAAGCGGTTTGCTGGGACTCTCCAGATGGAAAGCCAGAAGTGATGCCGTTACGGATGACCGTAGACAACATTTTATTTGCGTTGCGGTAG
- a CDS encoding GNAT family N-acetyltransferase: MEILKINDSDKMKYMELLLIADEQISMIEKYLYRGDMFALHDDDIRAICVITQEQPGIFELKNIVTVPKYQRKGYGQNLIAFIVDYYKQFGSELSVGTGDSPTILRFYERCGFVKSHVVKNFFIDNYDHPMYEDDQQLVDMIYLKRNL; encoded by the coding sequence ATGGAGATTTTGAAAATTAATGATAGCGATAAAATGAAATATATGGAGTTATTACTTATTGCCGATGAGCAGATCAGTATGATCGAAAAATATTTGTACCGTGGCGATATGTTTGCCTTGCATGATGATGATATTAGGGCAATTTGCGTTATTACACAAGAGCAACCTGGCATTTTTGAACTTAAGAATATTGTTACCGTGCCTAAATATCAACGCAAAGGATATGGACAAAATCTAATTGCATTTATTGTTGATTACTATAAGCAGTTTGGTAGTGAGTTATCTGTTGGAACGGGCGATAGCCCGACGATCCTACGTTTCTATGAAAGGTGTGGATTTGTAAAATCACACGTTGTTAAAAACTTTTTTATCGATAATTACGACCATCCTATGTATGAAGATGATCAGCAGTTAGTTGATATGATTTATTTGAAAAGAAATCTGTGA
- a CDS encoding protein adenylyltransferase SelO family protein: MDKNGKGEKIRFKEEYHRYALITIGCWSLSYVLTAVDFIHGAMNTDNVTFSRETIDHDPYKYILWNVIFK; this comes from the coding sequence TTGGACAAAAATGGAAAGGGGGAAAAGATACGATTCAAGGAAGAATATCATCGCTACGCGTTAATCACGATTGGTTGCTGGTCGCTGTCTTATGTTCTGACCGCGGTCGACTTTATTCACGGGGCCATGAATACTGATAATGTGACCTTCAGTCGCGAAACAATCGATCATGATCCCTATAAATACATCTTGTGGAACGTGATTTTCAAATGA
- a CDS encoding ClbS/DfsB family four-helix bundle protein encodes MARPTTKPSLMADAASNYEKLNRLIDSMTEKELSIAFDFSDDDRKKEAHWGRDQNLRDVLVHLYEWHQLVLNWVDSNMNGDDKPFLPAPYNWKTYGAMNVAFFDKHQNTSLDQSKEMFEKSHQDVLKLADTFTNEELFTKGTYKWVGGSTLGSYFVSATASHYDWAMKKIKAHIKNCKAIKN; translated from the coding sequence ATGGCCAGACCAACAACGAAGCCCAGCTTGATGGCGGACGCAGCTAGTAATTATGAAAAACTGAATCGGCTGATTGATTCAATGACCGAAAAAGAGTTATCGATCGCATTTGATTTTTCAGATGATGATCGAAAAAAAGAAGCCCATTGGGGAAGAGATCAGAATCTTCGAGACGTTCTGGTACATCTATATGAATGGCATCAACTTGTTTTGAATTGGGTGGATTCCAATATGAATGGAGACGATAAACCTTTTTTGCCGGCCCCGTACAACTGGAAAACATATGGAGCGATGAATGTGGCTTTTTTTGACAAGCACCAGAACACCTCACTGGATCAATCCAAAGAAATGTTTGAAAAATCACATCAGGATGTTCTAAAGTTAGCGGACACCTTTACAAATGAAGAACTGTTTACAAAAGGGACCTATAAATGGGTTGGCGGAAGCACCTTGGGTTCATATTTTGTAAGTGCGACAGCAAGTCATTATGATTGGGCGATGAAAAAAATCAAAGCACATATTAAAAATTGTAAGGCTATCAAAAATTAA
- a CDS encoding putative immunity protein — protein MPKMRKMLSDWKAPYIQSLMMLIETQSKETLANWAIAYCEAVMQPLWERDYPDDLRPQQALEAAREWLAGTIKLPQAKKEILACHGAARDAEGNPVAQAAARAIGQSASTIHSAQHCIGLAFYGALAVAYDQFGTAASWEEIEQCAAAECGRIEAALRSIAVENEPNPAKINWNC, from the coding sequence ATGCCGAAAATGAGAAAGATGCTCAGTGACTGGAAAGCACCTTACATTCAATCGCTGATGATGTTGATTGAAACACAGAGTAAAGAAACCCTTGCAAACTGGGCAATTGCTTATTGCGAAGCGGTGATGCAGCCCTTGTGGGAGCGGGACTACCCGGATGATTTGCGACCACAACAGGCTTTAGAGGCAGCCCGAGAATGGCTGGCAGGGACAATCAAACTGCCCCAGGCAAAAAAGGAAATCCTTGCCTGCCATGGCGCGGCCCGTGACGCCGAAGGAAATCCGGTGGCTCAAGCGGCGGCGAGGGCGATCGGTCAATCGGCATCGACCATTCATTCAGCCCAGCATTGTATTGGTTTGGCTTTCTATGGGGCCTTGGCAGTCGCCTATGATCAGTTCGGGACAGCGGCAAGCTGGGAAGAAATTGAACAATGCGCCGCCGCAGAATGTGGTCGGATCGAAGCCGCTTTGCGTAGCATCGCAGTGGAGAATGAACCGAACCCGGCGAAAATCAACTGGAACTGTTAA
- a CDS encoding N-acetyltransferase has protein sequence MIREFKTDDLDAIMEIWLRTNVEAHDFIADSYWLKNYDSVKSMLPDAEIFVYEDNGTIQGFVGLMENYIAGIFVSQDCQSHGIGKALLDHIKNQYAELFLQVYEKNARAVRFYQRESFVASKAQVDENTREAELIMNWKTQA, from the coding sequence ATGATAAGAGAATTTAAAACAGATGACTTAGATGCAATTATGGAAATATGGCTTAGAACCAATGTGGAAGCCCACGATTTTATTGCGGACAGCTACTGGCTGAAAAACTATGATTCCGTGAAAAGCATGCTACCTGATGCGGAAATCTTCGTTTATGAAGATAATGGCACAATTCAGGGATTTGTAGGTTTAATGGAAAATTACATCGCCGGAATTTTTGTCAGCCAGGACTGTCAGTCGCATGGTATCGGAAAAGCCTTGCTTGACCATATTAAGAACCAATATGCCGAATTATTCCTACAAGTCTATGAAAAAAATGCACGTGCGGTTCGGTTTTATCAAAGAGAATCATTTGTTGCGTCCAAGGCGCAGGTGGATGAAAACACCCGGGAAGCAGAACTTATCATGAATTGGAAAACGCAGGCATAG
- a CDS encoding LuxR C-terminal-related transcriptional regulator → MKNKKILNRDRIDTVLSAVYDYPLTILEAPMGYGKTTAVKRFIDKKAIHTFWFTFSDFSNSETAFWDSFTNAIIKIDAQAGAILKSLGLPTDAPQMGRVLQTLDDVEFDGTFLMVLDDYHLARDIRLNRLFLRLAQEELDGFSILLVTRDTTDLDFMELLSKGQCCLLPKQLLQFTQDELQDYCRMMLADITDTDQQLIWQYTDGWISFAYIILLGLDNGIPIGMSTTLENMIERALFARYDEKTQGFLLRLSVMEDFTAEQAAFVTQQEDAPQLLKRLDMENAFIYYEEKTGIYKIHTVLQNFLRIKRQLSEEELQNLYGRLGDWLMNQQDLLAAYSYLNRAGRSEDILAHLNNPKNIRNDWLDFEGADELFNSLPRELLFHYPFAYLLNMFYSIVLGKENEILGWDERLDELEHYYKNMESLEETYRNRILGEILIVRKFTRFNDVAAMCATDAEIVNLLNGQNSYITLQENEFTFASPHYLYLYYRDKGSFRKLADLLSADVGYAKFSGGCGTGSDALALAEYALETGDLKNVASQCRKAIAKAEVMSQIGIVICAKFTLIRLRLVEGKVSEVLHLLTELEHHVEKMNNAIYNTTIDLCKGYVFACLGQPEQIPTWLQTGEIKAADFYDQGIAFNYIVYGKTLLALGKYDELELRIEQFDEYFSVFSNRLGLIHNRIFEAVVRYRLYGLEDGASVLEAALDEAQADNLVLPFAENTLHIMGMLKIIVQENSGNAFFNHILMLCRRYESAVIGLSHPVATLSRREINILSLAAVGLSRKEIAARLYIAEGTVKTHFKNIYQKLGVNSKMAAIKMAQNRGYLSMTES, encoded by the coding sequence TTGAAAAATAAGAAGATTTTAAACAGGGATCGGATTGACACTGTGTTGTCCGCTGTTTATGACTATCCGCTCACCATTCTGGAAGCCCCCATGGGATACGGAAAGACGACAGCGGTAAAAAGATTTATTGATAAGAAAGCCATTCACACCTTCTGGTTTACCTTTTCTGATTTCAGTAATTCGGAGACGGCCTTTTGGGATAGCTTTACCAACGCGATCATAAAAATAGACGCACAAGCAGGAGCCATCCTGAAATCACTGGGACTCCCTACGGACGCTCCGCAAATGGGTAGGGTCTTGCAGACACTCGATGATGTGGAATTCGATGGTACCTTTTTAATGGTTCTGGATGATTACCATCTGGCGCGAGATATACGGCTGAACCGACTGTTTTTGCGACTTGCCCAAGAGGAGCTGGACGGATTTTCGATCTTGTTGGTCACCAGAGATACTACCGATCTCGACTTCATGGAACTTCTTTCAAAGGGGCAGTGCTGCCTGCTGCCAAAGCAACTGCTGCAATTTACCCAAGACGAGCTTCAGGACTATTGCCGGATGATGTTAGCAGATATCACGGATACGGATCAGCAGCTGATCTGGCAGTACACTGACGGATGGATTTCCTTTGCCTATATCATCCTTTTAGGGCTTGACAACGGTATCCCCATTGGAATGAGCACTACCCTGGAGAACATGATCGAGCGCGCGCTGTTTGCCCGCTATGATGAAAAGACGCAAGGTTTTCTGCTGCGGCTTTCAGTCATGGAAGACTTCACGGCCGAACAGGCCGCGTTTGTGACGCAACAGGAAGACGCCCCGCAGCTCTTAAAACGGCTGGACATGGAGAATGCCTTTATCTATTATGAGGAAAAGACGGGAATCTATAAAATACATACGGTGCTGCAAAACTTCTTGCGGATAAAGCGGCAACTCTCTGAGGAGGAACTGCAGAATTTGTATGGGCGGCTGGGCGACTGGTTGATGAACCAGCAGGATCTTCTTGCCGCCTACAGTTATCTGAACCGGGCCGGACGGTCAGAGGATATCCTTGCCCATTTGAATAATCCTAAAAATATCCGCAATGACTGGCTTGATTTTGAAGGCGCGGATGAACTATTTAACAGTTTGCCGCGCGAGTTGTTGTTCCACTATCCTTTCGCCTACCTGTTGAATATGTTCTATTCGATCGTGCTGGGAAAGGAAAATGAAATCCTCGGGTGGGACGAAAGACTTGATGAGTTGGAGCACTATTACAAAAACATGGAGAGCCTGGAGGAAACCTACCGGAACCGGATTCTCGGGGAAATCTTAATCGTCCGGAAGTTTACACGATTTAATGATGTCGCTGCCATGTGCGCTACGGATGCAGAAATCGTCAATCTACTAAATGGCCAGAATTCCTACATTACCTTACAAGAAAATGAATTTACATTTGCCTCTCCCCACTATCTGTATCTTTATTACCGGGACAAGGGCAGCTTTCGTAAATTGGCAGATCTGCTTTCAGCGGATGTGGGCTACGCCAAATTTTCGGGTGGCTGCGGGACGGGAAGCGACGCCCTTGCTTTAGCAGAATACGCACTTGAGACAGGCGATTTGAAAAATGTCGCATCACAATGCCGCAAAGCGATTGCTAAAGCAGAAGTAATGTCTCAGATCGGCATTGTCATTTGCGCTAAATTCACTTTGATTCGCCTGCGCCTGGTGGAAGGTAAAGTTTCCGAGGTACTTCATCTCCTGACCGAGTTGGAGCATCATGTGGAAAAGATGAACAACGCCATCTACAACACGACCATTGATCTGTGTAAGGGATATGTGTTCGCCTGCCTCGGCCAGCCGGAACAGATTCCCACATGGCTGCAGACTGGGGAAATTAAGGCGGCCGACTTCTACGATCAGGGCATCGCTTTTAATTATATCGTATATGGGAAAACCCTCCTTGCTTTGGGAAAATACGACGAGCTTGAGCTCCGCATCGAACAGTTTGATGAGTATTTCTCCGTCTTTAGCAACCGTTTGGGACTGATCCACAACCGGATCTTTGAAGCGGTAGTTCGCTACCGTTTGTACGGACTGGAAGATGGCGCATCCGTTCTTGAGGCTGCGCTCGACGAAGCACAGGCCGACAATCTGGTGCTTCCCTTTGCGGAAAACACACTCCACATTATGGGGATGCTCAAAATAATTGTTCAGGAAAATTCCGGTAATGCGTTTTTTAATCATATTCTGATGCTGTGCCGCAGATATGAAAGCGCAGTAATAGGTCTTTCCCATCCTGTGGCGACGCTCTCCCGGCGCGAAATCAATATTCTATCCCTCGCCGCCGTAGGTCTGAGCCGAAAAGAAATAGCCGCTCGATTGTACATCGCCGAGGGAACGGTAAAAACGCATTTTAAAAATATCTACCAGAAGCTTGGTGTTAACAGTAAGATGGCGGCCATCAAGATGGCACAGAACCGCGGTTATCTGAGCATGACTGAAAGTTAA
- a CDS encoding DUF1810 domain-containing protein, translated as MDTVERFVKAQEESYVQALQEIKNGRKRSHWMWYIFPQLKGLGRSETARYYGIENRQEAKAYMAHPVLGSRLLEISGELLKLELSDANAVFGRPDDLKLKSSMTLFYLVDGNPTFKAVLDKYFGGEIDEVTADQLNT; from the coding sequence ATGGACACAGTTGAGCGTTTTGTCAAAGCTCAGGAAGAAAGCTATGTGCAGGCACTCCAGGAAATTAAAAATGGTCGCAAGCGCAGCCATTGGATGTGGTATATTTTTCCCCAGCTTAAAGGGCTGGGCAGGAGTGAAACGGCCAGGTATTATGGCATAGAGAATCGGCAAGAAGCAAAGGCGTACATGGCGCATCCGGTGCTGGGTTCGCGGTTACTGGAGATTTCCGGGGAACTGTTGAAGCTTGAGTTGAGTGATGCCAATGCGGTATTTGGCCGACCCGATGATTTGAAGCTGAAATCATCAATGACTTTGTTTTATCTGGTCGATGGTAATCCGACGTTTAAGGCAGTGCTGGATAAATATTTTGGTGGCGAGATTGATGAAGTTACGGCTGATCAACTAAACACGTGA